A stretch of Dysidea avara chromosome 5, odDysAvar1.4, whole genome shotgun sequence DNA encodes these proteins:
- the LOC136255323 gene encoding uncharacterized protein, with protein sequence MTSNAADSTTLQLLQSDNGDDHDAQDGICTCICRQEVQRLEKEAIETSEEIRKLKQQLKEAHDDIARLTQQVKDISTESSRYQKLAEERKFCFSNIEGSDKDVQFYTGLPSASIFYEVLDYVSPGRKRSNIVYHATAQQWANDQERGSEPCQATWRNYEVNAGHPANLSQIDELFLTLVRLRLNLKEQDLANRFEISLSSVSRIFTTWINFCYLRLGSLPCWPDRSTIRNTMPASFKELYPNTTVILDATEIRVNIPSSLLLQSQTYSNYKSANTLKALVAISPAGHVIFVSSLYTGCISDTQLVERSGFLSQLQRGDEVMADRGFTIEDLLVPLGVKLNIPPFLGNRDQMEGSEVVETQQIASLRIHIERAIRRVKEFDILSGVMSASVAPSANQIWTVCCLLTNFQNPLISC encoded by the coding sequence ATGACCAGTAATGCTGCAGACAGTACCACTCTGCAATTGCTGCAGTCTGACAATGGTGATGACCATGATGCTCAGGATGGCATATGCACATGCATTTGCAGACAGGAGGTCCAACGGCTAGAGAAGGAAGCTATTGAAACAAGTGAAGAGATCAGAAAACTAAAGCAGCAGCTTAAAGAAGCACATGATGATATAGCTAGATTGACACAGCAGGTAAAGGATATAAGCACAGAATCCAGCAGATACCAAAAGCTAGCTGAGGAGCGCAAGTTTTGTTTTTCTAACATAGAAGGGTCAGACAAGGATGTGCAGTTTTATACAGGATTGCCATCAGCAAGCATTTTTTATGAAGTGTTGGATTATGTAAGTCCAGGCAGAAAACGATCTAATATTGTTTATCATGCTACAGCACAGCAGTGGGCAAATGATCAAGAAAGAGGATCAGAGCCATGTCAAGCTACATGGAGAAATTATGAAGTTAATGCAGGACATCCAGCAAATCTAAGCCAAATTGATGAATTGTTTTTAACATTGGTTCGATTGCGGCTTAATTTGAAAGAGCAAGATTTGGCCAATCGTTTTGAAATTTCATTGTCATCTGTGTCCAGGATATTCACGACCTGGATAAACTTTTGTTACCTTCGCCTAGGTTCACTACCTTGCTGGCCAGACCGGTCAACAATTCGTAATACAATGCCAGCTTCATTTAAAGAGTTATATCCCAACACAACCGTGATATTGGATGCAACTGAAATTAGAGTGAACATTCCCTCCTCACTGCTATTGCAATCCCAAACTTACAGTAACTACAAGTCTGCAAATACATTGAAAgcactagtagctattagtccAGCTGGGCATGTTATCTTTGTTTCATCACTTTATACTGGCTGCATTTCAGATACTCAGTTGGTTGAGCGATCAGGGTTCTTGAGTCAATTGCAAAGAGGTGATGAAGTAATGGCAGATCGCGGTTTTACCATTGAAGACTTGTTGGTGCCACTTGGAGTAAAGTTAAACATTCCACCATTTTTGGGCAATAGAGACCAGATGGAAGGAAGTGAGGTTGTtgaaactcagcaaattgcttcATTGCGAATTCACATTGAGAGAGCGATTCGTCGAGTTAAAGAGTTTGACATTCTCTCTGGTGTGATGTCTGCTTCAGTTGCCCCTTCAGCAAACCAAATTTGGACAGTATGTTGTTTATTGACAAATTTTCAAAACCCTTTAATATCTTGTTAA